A portion of the Halopelagius inordinatus genome contains these proteins:
- a CDS encoding secondary thiamine-phosphate synthase enzyme YjbQ — MGDARFRVETDARLDVVDVTDRVEDALADGAGPDDDAVCTVFVRHTTAGLVCNENERRLLSDVEELLSSAVPDEGWAHDELDGNADSHLRAMLLGNGVTVPLADGELDLGTWQSLLLVECDGPRTRTVSVVTH; from the coding sequence ATGGGAGACGCCCGATTCCGCGTCGAGACGGACGCTCGCCTCGACGTCGTCGACGTGACGGACCGAGTCGAAGACGCGCTTGCCGACGGCGCCGGACCCGACGACGACGCCGTCTGTACGGTGTTCGTCCGGCACACGACGGCGGGACTCGTCTGCAACGAGAACGAACGCCGACTGCTCTCGGACGTCGAGGAACTGCTCTCGTCTGCAGTCCCGGACGAGGGGTGGGCGCACGACGAACTGGACGGAAACGCCGACTCGCACCTCCGAGCGATGCTTCTCGGCAACGGCGTCACCGTCCCACTCGCGGACGGGGAGTTGGACCTCGGGACGTGGCAGTCGCTTCTCCTCGTCGAGTGCGACGGCCCGCGGACGCGAACCGTCTCGGTGGTGACGCACTGA
- a CDS encoding OsmC family protein — protein sequence MSDIQTSTVSEEGFASTSQVGDFELTIDATNEEGPNPNEVLVADYASCFLPAFRVGGQQTGHDDLGKVQIDADADIDDDDDLERISFAIHVEADLEDDEFDEIVERAEGICHVHAALREGLHADIEVHGGAF from the coding sequence ATGAGCGACATCCAAACGTCCACCGTCAGCGAAGAAGGTTTCGCGTCCACGAGTCAAGTCGGCGACTTCGAACTCACAATCGACGCCACGAACGAGGAGGGTCCGAACCCGAACGAGGTACTCGTCGCGGATTACGCGTCTTGTTTCCTGCCCGCGTTCCGCGTCGGCGGCCAACAGACGGGCCACGACGACCTCGGTAAGGTTCAGATCGACGCCGACGCCGACATCGACGACGACGACGACCTCGAACGCATTAGCTTCGCCATCCACGTGGAGGCCGACTTAGAGGACGACGAGTTCGACGAGATCGTCGAACGCGCAGAGGGCATCTGCCACGTCCACGCGGCCCTCCGCGAGGGTCTCCACGCCGACATCGAAGTGCACGGCGGCGCGTTCTGA
- a CDS encoding DJ-1/PfpI family protein, translated as MSKRILMIVGDFGEDYEIMVPYQALTMVGHEVDTVCPEKEAGETVKTAIHDFRGDQTYVESRGHDFELNATLDDVDPSEYDALVVPGGRAPEYLRTHEEVLDAVRHFFDEEKPVASLCHGPQILAAAGVLDGYEMTAYPAVRAEVEAAGCSWVDEVTVDRNLVTGQAWPDHPEWLAAFLDLLGTDVSETEPAAADD; from the coding sequence ATGAGCAAGCGAATCCTGATGATAGTCGGCGACTTCGGCGAAGACTACGAGATAATGGTGCCGTACCAGGCGCTGACGATGGTCGGACACGAGGTAGACACCGTCTGCCCGGAGAAGGAGGCGGGTGAAACGGTGAAGACGGCGATTCACGACTTCCGCGGGGACCAGACGTACGTGGAGTCCCGCGGGCACGACTTCGAGTTGAACGCGACGCTCGACGACGTCGACCCGTCCGAGTACGACGCACTCGTCGTTCCCGGCGGGCGCGCGCCCGAGTACCTCCGGACGCACGAGGAGGTTCTCGACGCCGTCCGGCATTTCTTCGACGAGGAGAAACCGGTGGCGTCGCTCTGTCACGGCCCGCAGATTCTCGCCGCCGCGGGCGTCTTAGACGGGTACGAGATGACCGCCTACCCCGCCGTGCGCGCCGAGGTGGAGGCTGCGGGCTGTTCGTGGGTGGACGAGGTGACGGTGGACCGCAACCTCGTCACCGGACAGGCGTGGCCCGACCACCCCGAGTGGTTGGCGGCGTTCTTGGACCTCCTCGGCACCGACGTCTCCGAGACGGAACCCGCCGCCGCGGACGACTGA
- a CDS encoding phosphatidate cytidylyltransferase, with protein sequence MSPSLPFGGGISRYRAVVAAVFTALVVLWVAFVPLSPVAVALAAVSVVYFVANAFDSVRSHPLYDLASAAFVALLFALWYSISDADSAFLAALTVLAALGVVVEAYNYRHGTSHLRFDF encoded by the coding sequence ATGTCGCCCTCCCTCCCGTTCGGTGGCGGAATCAGTCGCTACCGCGCAGTCGTCGCGGCCGTCTTCACCGCCTTGGTCGTACTCTGGGTCGCGTTCGTCCCGCTTTCGCCGGTCGCCGTCGCGTTGGCGGCCGTTTCGGTGGTGTACTTCGTCGCGAACGCGTTCGATAGCGTCCGTTCGCACCCGTTGTACGACCTCGCGTCGGCGGCGTTCGTCGCTCTGTTGTTCGCGCTCTGGTATTCGATTTCCGACGCCGACAGCGCGTTCCTCGCGGCGTTGACGGTTCTCGCCGCCCTCGGCGTCGTCGTCGAGGCGTACAACTACCGACACGGCACGTCGCATCTCCGATTCGACTTCTGA
- a CDS encoding HAD-IIA family hydrolase, whose protein sequence is MNYRGAILDVDGTVVRGDEPIAGAGDGLSAIESAGLGRVFVSNNPTKRPTAYEERFARAGFEVDETEVVTAGTVTARYFAEERPDAAVYVVGEGGLVEILDEAGVSVVEDADDADVYLVSIDRSFDYDTLCDALDILADDGVAFVGTDPDMVIPGAERDVPGSGAVINAVAGVSEREPDAVLGKPSETARTMALERLGTDPEETVVVGDRLDTDIALGERFGMTTVLVRTGITDEETLSRSSIEPDYVLDSLGDIGRVLDGSAN, encoded by the coding sequence ATGAACTACCGCGGAGCCATCTTGGACGTAGACGGGACGGTGGTGCGGGGCGACGAACCGATAGCCGGTGCGGGCGACGGACTCAGCGCCATCGAGTCGGCGGGACTCGGGCGCGTCTTCGTCTCGAACAACCCGACTAAACGGCCGACGGCGTACGAAGAACGGTTCGCGCGTGCGGGCTTCGAGGTGGACGAGACGGAAGTCGTCACCGCCGGAACCGTGACGGCGCGGTACTTCGCCGAGGAACGCCCCGACGCGGCGGTGTACGTCGTCGGCGAGGGCGGACTCGTAGAGATACTCGACGAGGCGGGCGTCTCCGTCGTCGAGGACGCCGACGACGCCGACGTCTATCTCGTCTCCATCGACCGGTCGTTCGACTACGACACCCTCTGTGACGCCCTCGACATCCTCGCGGACGACGGCGTCGCGTTCGTCGGTACCGACCCCGACATGGTCATCCCGGGGGCGGAACGCGACGTGCCGGGGTCCGGAGCGGTCATCAACGCCGTCGCGGGCGTCTCCGAGAGGGAACCCGACGCCGTGTTGGGAAAGCCCTCCGAGACGGCGCGGACGATGGCTCTCGAACGATTGGGAACCGACCCCGAGGAGACAGTCGTCGTCGGGGACAGACTCGACACCGACATCGCCCTCGGCGAACGCTTCGGGATGACCACCGTCCTCGTCAGAACCGGAATCACGGACGAGGAGACGCTCTCTCGGTCGTCTATCGAACCCGACTACGTCCTCGACTCGTTGGGCGATATCGGCCGCGTCCTCGACGGGTCGGCGAACTGA
- a CDS encoding DUF5795 family protein has translation MSNRVVQGRMVTPETLAELVEGERPMEAEDIEDADRDCPDCGGDVLSVGYMPSVTEFVTAYKCQDCDWGETDR, from the coding sequence ATGAGCAATCGCGTCGTGCAAGGTCGGATGGTGACGCCCGAAACGCTCGCGGAACTCGTCGAGGGGGAACGCCCGATGGAGGCCGAAGATATAGAGGACGCGGACAGAGACTGTCCCGACTGCGGGGGCGACGTCCTCTCTGTCGGATACATGCCGAGCGTCACCGAGTTCGTGACGGCCTACAAATGCCAAGACTGCGATTGGGGCGAGACGGACCGCTGA
- a CDS encoding metal-dependent hydrolase, with translation MELTWHGHSTWHVDVDGTTFLIDPFFDNPFTDLEPDDVETPDYLLLTHGHADHIADAGAFTDATLVAVPEMTAFMQDEHGFDDAIGMNLGGTVECGDAFVTMHRADHTNGLNTGYEHDIGMPAGFVISDQKPTQASDQDATAFYHAGDTALMSEMIDVIAPFLEPDAAALPCGDHFTMGPWQAAVAADWLGVDHVFPMHYDTFPPVEIDVEDFVNEVKATGSDADVHVLDGDETFTLE, from the coding sequence ATGGAACTCACTTGGCACGGCCACTCCACGTGGCACGTCGACGTCGACGGAACGACGTTCCTCATCGACCCGTTCTTCGACAACCCCTTCACCGACCTCGAACCCGACGACGTGGAGACGCCCGACTACCTGCTGTTGACGCACGGCCACGCCGACCACATCGCCGACGCCGGCGCGTTCACGGACGCGACACTCGTCGCCGTCCCCGAGATGACGGCGTTCATGCAGGACGAACACGGCTTCGACGACGCCATCGGCATGAACCTCGGCGGCACCGTCGAATGCGGCGACGCGTTCGTGACGATGCACCGCGCGGACCACACGAACGGCCTCAACACGGGGTACGAACACGACATCGGGATGCCCGCCGGGTTCGTCATCAGCGACCAGAAACCGACGCAGGCCTCGGACCAGGACGCGACGGCGTTCTACCACGCCGGGGACACGGCGCTCATGTCGGAGATGATAGACGTCATCGCACCGTTCCTCGAACCCGACGCCGCCGCGTTGCCGTGCGGCGACCACTTCACGATGGGTCCGTGGCAGGCCGCCGTCGCCGCCGACTGGTTGGGCGTCGACCACGTGTTCCCGATGCATTACGACACGTTCCCGCCCGTCGAAATCGACGTCGAAGACTTCGTCAACGAGGTGAAGGCGACGGGGTCGGACGCCGACGTACACGTCCTCGACGGCGACGAGACGTTCACGCTGGAGTAA
- a CDS encoding TIGR00266 family protein, with protein MEYDITHRPSDSLLTVSLDAGEEIRAEGGAMVSHDASVEMETNATGGFLKSIRRSFGGESFYQNTFRATEAGGVSFAPPLPGDVTHVELTDETVYVQSGSYLAGDTALDVDTKFGGSRSFFGGEGLFLLKIAGTGPTFLSSYGAIEEVDVGAADPFVVDTGHIVAFEESVDFTVRRVGGLKSTVLSGEGLVCEFRGDGKVWLQTRSADAFLSWLIPKLPARPPSSGP; from the coding sequence ATGGAGTACGACATCACTCACCGTCCGTCCGACTCGCTTCTGACCGTCTCTCTCGACGCGGGCGAGGAGATACGGGCCGAGGGCGGCGCGATGGTCTCTCACGACGCCAGCGTCGAGATGGAGACGAACGCCACGGGCGGCTTTCTGAAGTCGATTCGTCGGTCGTTCGGCGGCGAGAGCTTCTATCAGAACACGTTTCGCGCGACGGAGGCGGGCGGCGTCTCCTTCGCGCCGCCCCTCCCCGGCGACGTGACGCACGTCGAACTGACAGACGAGACGGTGTACGTCCAGTCGGGGTCGTACCTCGCGGGCGACACCGCCCTCGACGTGGACACGAAGTTCGGCGGGTCCCGTTCGTTCTTCGGCGGGGAGGGACTGTTCCTCTTGAAAATCGCGGGCACGGGACCAACGTTCCTGTCGAGTTACGGAGCGATAGAGGAGGTGGACGTGGGCGCGGCGGACCCGTTCGTCGTCGATACGGGCCACATCGTCGCGTTCGAGGAGTCCGTCGATTTCACCGTGCGGCGCGTCGGCGGCCTGAAATCGACGGTTCTCAGCGGTGAGGGACTCGTCTGCGAGTTCCGCGGCGACGGGAAGGTGTGGCTGCAGACGCGGAGCGCCGACGCGTTCCTCTCGTGGCTGATACCCAAGCTACCGGCGCGGCCGCCGTCGTCGGGACCGTAG
- a CDS encoding zinc-dependent alcohol dehydrogenase: MAARSLFFVGPERVELRERPVPGPDADEVLVDTLFSAVSPGTELLVYRDEVPEEMAVDETIPALDGSFSYPMTYGYACVGEVTETGADVDDDWVGRTVFVFHPHESRFLARPEELHVVPDGCSPAQATLLPTVETAANLVMDGRPRLGERVAVFGQGPVGLATTAVLSRFPLASLAAVEPDRKRRERALELGADEAYAPADARAELAPTGPATATGEGVDLSVEVSGDPEALDDAVGVAGYDSRVVVGSWYGTKRAPLELGGRYHRSRIELQSSQVSTVDPSLRGRWDKQRRLDTAWDLLSSVDTAQFLTHRVDISDAPDAYELLSDRSDGVVQVLFEY, encoded by the coding sequence ATGGCTGCTCGCTCGCTTTTCTTCGTGGGACCCGAACGGGTCGAACTCCGCGAGCGACCGGTTCCGGGGCCCGACGCCGACGAAGTTCTGGTCGACACGCTGTTCTCTGCGGTCAGTCCGGGCACCGAACTCCTCGTCTACCGGGACGAGGTGCCCGAGGAGATGGCGGTAGACGAGACGATTCCCGCGCTCGACGGCTCGTTTTCCTACCCGATGACGTACGGCTACGCCTGCGTCGGCGAGGTGACTGAGACGGGCGCCGACGTCGACGACGACTGGGTCGGGCGGACGGTGTTCGTGTTTCACCCCCACGAGAGTCGGTTCCTCGCCCGTCCCGAGGAGTTGCACGTCGTCCCCGACGGCTGTTCGCCCGCCCAAGCGACGCTGCTTCCGACCGTCGAGACGGCGGCGAATCTCGTCATGGACGGCCGACCCCGTCTCGGCGAACGCGTCGCCGTCTTCGGGCAGGGACCGGTCGGACTCGCGACGACGGCGGTGCTGTCGCGGTTTCCCCTCGCGTCGCTCGCGGCGGTCGAACCCGACCGGAAGCGCCGCGAACGCGCCCTCGAACTCGGGGCCGACGAGGCGTACGCGCCGGCGGACGCGCGCGCCGAACTCGCTCCGACGGGACCGGCCACGGCGACGGGCGAGGGAGTCGACCTCTCGGTCGAGGTGTCGGGCGACCCGGAGGCCTTAGACGACGCCGTCGGCGTCGCGGGGTACGACTCGCGAGTCGTCGTCGGGTCGTGGTACGGAACGAAACGCGCCCCCTTGGAACTCGGCGGGCGCTATCACCGGAGCCGAATCGAACTGCAGAGCAGTCAGGTCAGTACCGTCGACCCGTCGCTCCGCGGGCGGTGGGACAAACAGCGTCGTCTCGATACGGCGTGGGACCTGCTTTCGTCGGTCGACACGGCGCAGTTTCTCACGCACCGCGTCGATATCTCGGACGCGCCCGACGCGTACGAACTGCTGTCTGACCGGTCCGACGGCGTCGTGCAGGTGCTCTTCGAGTACTGA
- a CDS encoding glycosyltransferase family 4 protein, translating to MRVGLLIYGPLDGRSGGYRYDLELATRLRADGDAVEVVSLPERSYARRFADNASRTLRRRLAAADFDVLVQDELCHPSLLWTNRRVDFDYPVVSLVHHLRSAEPHHGLRTNLYRTVEARYLRGVDAFVCSSEATRRTISELTDPNPSVVAYPAGDRFDADVTPGRVRARASADPLRVVAVGSVTPRKNVETLVRGLSRVSSPWELTVVGDLSVAPGHVARLRRLVAETGTSDRVRFAGRLADAELASVFERSHVFALPSTYEGFGIVYAEAMGFGLPVVASQAGGASELVTDGRDGFLVDPAEPSDVTDAISVLARNRTRLAAMGVAARETHRSHPTWDETAARVRDFLATLV from the coding sequence ATGCGCGTCGGCCTCCTGATATACGGACCGCTCGACGGCCGGTCGGGGGGCTACCGCTACGACTTGGAACTCGCAACGCGCCTTCGGGCGGACGGCGACGCCGTCGAGGTGGTGTCGCTCCCCGAACGCTCGTACGCCCGGCGTTTCGCGGACAACGCCTCGCGGACGCTTCGCCGCCGTCTCGCCGCCGCCGACTTCGACGTCCTCGTACAGGACGAACTCTGTCACCCCTCGCTCCTGTGGACGAACCGCCGCGTCGACTTCGACTACCCCGTCGTCTCCCTCGTCCACCACCTCCGCTCTGCGGAACCGCACCACGGGTTGCGGACGAATCTCTACCGAACCGTAGAGGCGCGGTATCTGCGGGGCGTCGACGCGTTCGTCTGCAGTAGCGAGGCGACTCGCCGAACCATCTCGGAACTCACGGACCCGAACCCGTCCGTCGTCGCGTACCCCGCGGGTGACCGGTTCGACGCGGACGTGACTCCCGGGCGCGTCCGGGCGCGAGCGTCCGCCGACCCGCTTCGGGTCGTCGCCGTCGGCTCCGTGACGCCGCGGAAGAACGTCGAAACGCTCGTCCGCGGCCTCTCGCGCGTCTCGTCGCCGTGGGAACTGACAGTCGTCGGTGACCTCTCTGTCGCTCCCGGACACGTCGCTCGCCTCCGACGCCTCGTCGCCGAGACGGGCACGTCCGACCGCGTCCGGTTCGCCGGACGACTCGCCGACGCCGAACTCGCGTCGGTTTTCGAGCGAAGTCACGTGTTCGCGCTTCCCTCCACGTACGAGGGGTTCGGTATCGTCTACGCGGAGGCGATGGGGTTCGGCCTCCCCGTCGTCGCCTCCCAGGCCGGGGGCGCGTCGGAACTCGTCACAGACGGACGAGACGGCTTTCTCGTGGACCCCGCGGAACCGAGCGACGTGACCGACGCCATCTCGGTTCTCGCGCGGAACCGCACGCGACTGGCCGCGATGGGCGTCGCCGCGCGGGAGACGCACCGCTCACATCCGACGTGGGACGAGACGGCCGCGCGCGTCCGAGATTTCCTCGCGACGCTCGTCTGA
- a CDS encoding DUF5794 domain-containing protein, which produces MSVSRHPVALRLEQHVGGATRLLATVMALPLVDGIFPALIIAGALSSPASILETGLLIFGGSATVAVILAEMEGTRREQITSVLLIGAFIIPIAGIEAVFAETLQTLLAFEVFHRFAGLVILAVAAKTASSKVGEYLPSPSIIVGLGLVASFDPSGARLIVDPNVTTILHAAAAAGTGVGFALLVALFAPRLRGAVDIDRFRFGSSVALGMLAIDVLGLLPTDRPIALGVLAVTALFAFDPNAGDADAETAVGEPDASSAALADGGDSDSVSEPANAADADADSDAGYGYPGEDESRAPWL; this is translated from the coding sequence ATGAGTGTCTCTCGACATCCGGTCGCCCTCCGGTTAGAACAGCATGTGGGCGGAGCCACGCGCCTGTTGGCGACGGTGATGGCTCTGCCCCTCGTAGACGGTATCTTCCCCGCACTCATCATCGCGGGGGCGTTGAGCAGTCCCGCCAGCATCCTGGAGACGGGGCTTCTCATCTTCGGGGGGTCCGCCACGGTGGCGGTCATCCTCGCCGAGATGGAGGGCACTCGCCGCGAACAGATCACCTCCGTGCTCCTCATCGGAGCGTTCATCATCCCCATCGCCGGCATCGAAGCGGTGTTCGCGGAGACGTTGCAGACGCTGTTGGCGTTCGAGGTGTTCCACCGCTTCGCCGGGTTGGTCATCCTCGCCGTCGCCGCGAAGACGGCGTCCTCGAAGGTGGGCGAGTATCTCCCCTCCCCGAGCATCATCGTCGGACTCGGCCTCGTGGCGAGTTTCGACCCGTCGGGTGCCCGCCTCATCGTCGACCCCAACGTGACGACGATACTGCACGCCGCCGCGGCGGCCGGGACGGGCGTCGGATTCGCCCTCCTGGTCGCTCTCTTCGCGCCGCGTCTCCGCGGCGCGGTGGACATAGACCGCTTCCGCTTCGGGAGTTCGGTCGCCCTCGGCATGCTCGCGATAGACGTGTTGGGTCTTCTCCCGACGGACCGACCCATCGCCCTCGGCGTCTTGGCCGTCACGGCCCTGTTCGCCTTCGACCCGAACGCCGGCGACGCGGACGCCGAAACCGCCGTCGGAGAACCGGACGCGTCCAGTGCGGCACTCGCGGACGGCGGCGACTCCGACTCCGTGTCGGAGCCGGCGAACGCCGCCGACGCCGACGCCGACTCGGACGCCGGGTACGGCTACCCCGGCGAGGACGAGTCGCGCGCGCCGTGGCTCTGA
- a CDS encoding DUF4177 domain-containing protein, with translation MTSSPPRRWEYRTLKPPREATQKEARDPTEELNELGREGWELVDTIDFTGGGTKLLVLKRPRDEGDGDE, from the coding sequence ATGACATCCTCCCCACCACGACGATGGGAGTATCGGACGCTGAAACCGCCGCGCGAGGCCACCCAAAAGGAGGCGCGGGACCCGACCGAAGAGTTGAACGAACTCGGTCGGGAGGGGTGGGAACTGGTCGATACCATCGACTTCACCGGCGGCGGGACGAAACTGCTCGTCCTGAAGCGACCCCGAGACGAGGGGGACGGAGATGAGTAA
- the guaB gene encoding IMP dehydrogenase has product MANDVPERESFSEKLQVPEALTFDDVLLRPAESRVEPDDADVSTRVSKNVELNVPVLSAAMDTVTESGMAIGMAREGGLGVLHRNMDVERMVTEIERVKRADELVIRRDNVVTARPGQTINDVDEMMERRGVSGAPVVDEDDTVLGIISGTDIRPYLEVGESDEVREAMTDEVITAPRDVTARDALELMYDHKIERVPIVDDDKRLVGLVTMQGILQRREHENAARDEDGRLRAGVAVGPFEMDRATAADEAGADVLFIDCAHAHNLNVLESAREIKESVDADVVVGNIGTREAAEACVDFADGLKVGIGPGSICTTRVVTGAGMPQITAVAQVADVAAEQGVPVIADGGIRYSGDAIKAIAAGADAVMLGSYFAGTEEAPGRVITMNGKKYKQYRGMGSVGAMKSGGGDRYLKDVDEDQEEEFVPEGVEAATPFKGTLASELHQLVGGMRSGMGYVGSETLPEFKREARFVRVSSAGQTEGHPHDVMITDEAPNYSPQSE; this is encoded by the coding sequence ATGGCGAACGACGTTCCCGAGCGAGAGTCTTTCTCGGAGAAACTGCAGGTGCCAGAAGCGCTGACGTTCGACGACGTGCTGCTCAGACCGGCCGAGAGCCGCGTCGAACCCGACGACGCGGACGTGTCTACGCGCGTCTCGAAGAACGTCGAACTCAACGTCCCGGTTCTCTCGGCGGCGATGGACACCGTCACGGAGAGCGGCATGGCCATCGGGATGGCCCGCGAGGGGGGACTCGGCGTCCTCCACCGCAACATGGACGTAGAGCGGATGGTCACCGAGATAGAGCGCGTGAAGCGAGCCGACGAACTCGTCATCCGGCGCGACAACGTCGTAACCGCGCGCCCCGGCCAGACGATAAACGACGTAGACGAGATGATGGAACGCCGCGGCGTCTCCGGCGCGCCCGTCGTCGACGAAGACGACACCGTCCTCGGCATCATCTCCGGGACGGACATCCGCCCGTACCTCGAAGTCGGCGAGTCCGACGAAGTCCGCGAGGCGATGACCGACGAAGTCATCACCGCCCCGCGCGACGTCACCGCGCGCGACGCCCTCGAACTCATGTACGACCACAAGATAGAGCGCGTCCCCATCGTCGACGACGACAAGCGTCTCGTCGGACTCGTGACGATGCAGGGTATCCTCCAACGCCGCGAACACGAGAACGCCGCGCGCGACGAGGATGGACGCCTCCGCGCCGGCGTCGCCGTCGGCCCGTTCGAGATGGACCGCGCCACCGCCGCGGACGAAGCCGGTGCCGACGTGCTCTTTATCGACTGCGCTCACGCGCACAACCTCAACGTCCTCGAAAGCGCCCGCGAGATAAAGGAGTCCGTCGACGCGGACGTCGTCGTCGGCAACATCGGGACGCGCGAGGCGGCGGAGGCCTGCGTCGACTTCGCGGACGGACTGAAAGTCGGCATCGGCCCCGGTTCCATCTGCACCACGCGCGTCGTCACCGGCGCGGGCATGCCTCAGATCACGGCCGTCGCACAAGTCGCTGACGTCGCCGCAGAACAGGGCGTCCCCGTCATCGCAGACGGCGGCATCCGCTACTCCGGCGACGCCATCAAGGCCATCGCCGCGGGCGCGGACGCCGTCATGCTCGGGTCGTACTTCGCGGGCACGGAGGAAGCGCCCGGCCGCGTCATCACGATGAACGGCAAGAAGTACAAGCAGTACCGCGGCATGGGGTCGGTCGGCGCGATGAAATCCGGCGGCGGCGACCGCTATCTGAAGGACGTAGACGAGGACCAAGAAGAGGAGTTCGTCCCCGAGGGCGTCGAGGCGGCGACGCCGTTCAAGGGAACGCTCGCCTCCGAACTGCACCAACTCGTCGGCGGGATGCGCTCCGGCATGGGCTACGTCGGGTCGGAGACGCTTCCGGAGTTCAAGCGCGAGGCGCGGTTCGTCCGCGTCTCCAGTGCGGGACAGACCGAGGGTCACCCCCACGACGTGATGATCACCGACGAAGCGCCGAACTACAGCCCCCAAAGCGAGTAA
- a CDS encoding GTP cyclohydrolase III: MTNTQLSLIQIDNYGPWTVTPEPRREMDLQTLQSRLFADLAQFVGSRDGYVFFTRFDNMVAVTNGLDESDHELMQESIGNRYPVSISLGIGVDPSPVDALETATTGLQRAGSAQDGDRREVLAGTTLAERERTPTDLQIAHFDVNDATGKYTDQLNEFDSFIHIEQGYASLMRHLREEHGALSFFVGGDNIISVCPEMREEAYRSAIDHVEGDVGVELKVGVGVADDVQEAGMVAKHALEECRHRGTVVEIETPRPDVELAED; encoded by the coding sequence GTGACGAACACGCAGCTTTCGCTCATCCAGATAGACAACTACGGTCCGTGGACGGTCACCCCGGAACCGCGACGGGAGATGGACCTGCAGACGCTCCAATCGCGGCTGTTCGCGGACCTCGCGCAGTTCGTCGGAAGTCGGGATGGGTACGTCTTCTTTACGCGGTTCGACAACATGGTCGCCGTCACGAACGGGTTAGACGAGAGCGACCACGAACTCATGCAAGAGTCCATCGGCAACCGATACCCCGTGAGCATCAGTCTCGGTATCGGCGTCGATCCGTCGCCCGTCGACGCACTGGAGACGGCAACGACGGGTCTGCAACGCGCCGGAAGCGCCCAAGACGGCGACAGGAGAGAAGTGCTCGCCGGAACGACGCTCGCAGAACGGGAACGCACGCCGACGGACCTCCAGATAGCCCACTTCGACGTCAACGACGCGACTGGTAAGTACACGGACCAACTCAACGAGTTCGACTCGTTCATCCACATAGAGCAGGGGTACGCCTCGCTGATGCGCCACCTCCGCGAGGAACACGGCGCGCTCTCGTTTTTCGTCGGCGGCGACAACATCATCTCGGTCTGCCCGGAGATGCGAGAGGAAGCCTACCGGTCGGCTATCGACCACGTCGAGGGCGACGTCGGCGTCGAACTCAAAGTCGGCGTCGGCGTGGCAGACGACGTCCAAGAGGCCGGAATGGTCGCGAAACACGCCCTCGAAGAATGCCGCCACCGCGGGACGGTCGTCGAGATAGAGACGCCGCGTCCGGACGTCGAACTCGCAGAGGACTGA
- a CDS encoding 6-pyruvoyl trahydropterin synthase family protein yields MYSVAVTRSFVAQHYLTVPDPGPEGELHSHAFELEVSLSGSELGEYGYLVDIDEVKSGIDACLDYFRDATLNDLPEFEGQNPSVERFARAFCRAFVDECDTGTAERVELTLWEDDEAWASYESAL; encoded by the coding sequence ATGTACTCCGTCGCCGTCACGCGGTCGTTCGTCGCGCAACACTACCTGACGGTTCCCGACCCCGGCCCGGAGGGGGAACTACACTCTCACGCCTTCGAGTTGGAAGTCTCGCTCTCGGGCTCCGAACTCGGCGAGTACGGCTACCTCGTCGATATCGACGAGGTGAAATCCGGTATCGACGCCTGCCTCGACTACTTCCGCGACGCGACGCTCAACGACCTCCCGGAGTTCGAAGGACAGAATCCGAGCGTCGAACGGTTCGCGCGCGCCTTCTGTCGAGCGTTCGTAGACGAGTGCGACACCGGCACCGCAGAACGGGTCGAACTCACTCTCTGGGAGGACGACGAGGCGTGGGCGTCCTACGAATCTGCGCTCTGA